In Luteitalea sp. TBR-22, one genomic interval encodes:
- a CDS encoding 5-(carboxyamino)imidazole ribonucleotide synthase translates to MTAPILPGATIGVLGSGQLGRMFAIAARRLGYRVHTYSPDQDSPTGQVADHEVTASYDDLQAVAAFARDVSAVTFEFENVPSRTVEALGTGTIVRPSGQVLHTTQHRVREKQFLSGAGIPVAPFAVVQQSVDLHAGVERIGVPAIIKTASFGYDGKGQVRIPSADQAASAWARLGWQPAVLEGVVDFACEVSVVVARDATGAMVDYGAIENAHRDHILDVSVWPARVPEATAARAVSVARAACEALDVVGVLCVEMFVTRDGEVIVNELAPRPHNSGHLTIDAHVTCQFEQQVRTVCGLPLGSTAGHAPAAAMANLLGHEWAHGEPAWASALAMPNVKLHLYGKSEARPGRKMGHLTATAATPDEAEAMVREARRRLDPRL, encoded by the coding sequence GTGACCGCGCCGATCCTTCCCGGCGCGACGATCGGCGTGCTCGGCAGCGGGCAACTCGGCCGCATGTTCGCGATTGCGGCGCGTCGGCTCGGCTACCGCGTCCACACCTACTCGCCCGATCAGGACTCGCCGACCGGACAGGTGGCCGATCACGAGGTCACCGCCTCCTACGACGACCTGCAGGCCGTTGCGGCGTTCGCGCGCGACGTGTCGGCGGTCACCTTCGAGTTCGAGAACGTGCCGTCGCGCACCGTCGAGGCCCTCGGGACCGGTACGATCGTCCGTCCGTCGGGGCAGGTGCTGCACACGACGCAGCACCGCGTGCGCGAGAAGCAGTTCCTGTCGGGGGCAGGCATTCCGGTGGCGCCGTTCGCGGTCGTGCAGCAGTCGGTCGACCTGCACGCCGGTGTCGAGCGCATCGGCGTCCCGGCGATCATCAAGACGGCGAGCTTCGGCTACGACGGCAAGGGCCAGGTCCGCATCCCGAGCGCCGACCAGGCCGCCTCGGCCTGGGCCCGCCTGGGCTGGCAGCCGGCGGTGCTCGAGGGCGTGGTGGACTTCGCGTGCGAGGTGTCGGTGGTGGTGGCGCGCGACGCGACGGGCGCGATGGTGGACTACGGAGCGATCGAGAACGCGCATCGCGACCACATCCTCGACGTGTCGGTGTGGCCCGCCCGGGTGCCCGAGGCGACGGCGGCCAGGGCCGTGTCGGTGGCGCGCGCGGCGTGCGAGGCGCTCGACGTCGTCGGCGTGCTGTGCGTGGAGATGTTCGTGACGCGCGACGGCGAGGTGATCGTCAACGAGCTCGCGCCGCGTCCCCACAACTCGGGGCACCTCACCATCGACGCGCACGTCACCTGCCAGTTCGAGCAGCAGGTGCGCACGGTGTGCGGCTTGCCGCTCGGCAGCACCGCGGGACACGCTCCGGCGGCGGCGATGGCCAACCTGCTGGGGCACGAGTGGGCGCACGGCGAGCCGGCGTGGGCGTCGGCGCTGGCGATGCCGAACGTGAAGCTGCACCTGTACGGCAAGTCGGAGGCGCGACCCGGCAGGAAGATGGGGCACCTCACCGCTACCGCGGCGACCCCCGACGAGGCCGAGGCGATGGTCCGCGAGGCCCGTCGTCGCCTCGACCCCCGCCTCTGA
- the purE gene encoding 5-(carboxyamino)imidazole ribonucleotide mutase — translation MTETPPLVGVIMGSKSDWDTMKHAADVLGQFGVPFEARVVSAHRTPELMREYAHEAASRGIEVIIAGAGGAAHLPGMVAAQTVVPVVGVPVQSRALNGLDSLLSIVQMPGGVPVATMAIGVAGAKNAGLFAVSMLAVQRPDLRARLQAFRDEQDRLVRSEPLA, via the coding sequence ATGACCGAGACTCCGCCGCTCGTCGGCGTCATCATGGGCAGCAAGTCCGACTGGGACACGATGAAGCACGCGGCCGACGTGCTCGGGCAGTTCGGCGTGCCCTTCGAGGCCCGCGTGGTGTCGGCGCACCGCACGCCCGAGCTGATGCGCGAGTACGCGCACGAGGCGGCGTCGCGCGGGATCGAGGTGATCATCGCCGGCGCGGGAGGGGCGGCGCACCTGCCCGGCATGGTCGCCGCGCAGACGGTGGTCCCGGTGGTCGGCGTGCCGGTGCAGAGCCGGGCGCTGAACGGCCTCGATTCGCTGCTCTCGATCGTCCAGATGCCCGGCGGCGTGCCGGTCGCGACGATGGCGATCGGCGTTGCCGGGGCGAAGAACGCGGGGCTGTTCGCCGTGTCGATGCTGGCGGTGCAGCGGCCCGACCTGCGGGCGCGCCTGCAGGCATTCCGCGACGAGCAGGACCGCCTCGTGCGGAGCGAGCCGCTCGCGTGA
- a CDS encoding DUF1330 domain-containing protein: MSAYVIVEVTVTNPEPYAGYRDLATASVARHGGRFLVRGGQTTTLEGGWQPERFVVIEFPSVEAARAFYYSDDYQEALKVRLANSTGRAFIVEGVAPPA; the protein is encoded by the coding sequence GTGTCCGCCTACGTCATCGTCGAAGTCACCGTCACCAACCCCGAGCCGTACGCCGGCTACCGCGATCTCGCCACGGCCAGCGTCGCCCGCCATGGCGGGCGGTTCCTCGTCCGGGGCGGGCAGACGACCACCCTCGAGGGCGGATGGCAGCCCGAGCGCTTCGTGGTGATCGAATTCCCCTCGGTCGAGGCGGCCAGGGCCTTCTACTACTCGGACGACTACCAGGAGGCACTGAAGGTGCGGCTCGCCAACTCGACGGGCCGCGCGTTCATCGTCGAGGGGGTCGCGCCCCCGGCTTGA
- a CDS encoding effector-associated domain EAD1-containing protein, giving the protein MYELDGRQKKALHAALRHAFPRATALERLVEFHLDEHLAVIAGEGALDDVIFRLIAWAEAQGRLDALVNGARVEVPGNPHLLAFERTVVEARDARPLDSALRTFAERVRLAPTLPDEPDLEKRVFRAGFSDIAQWRARLGQAELAVCRIEAPAWRALGTGFLVGPDLVMTNRHVIEALADHDAPPIVARFDFKLSPDGSRLREGETFALAPAWLVASSPVADLDFALLRLASAAGLQPAGGTPDAPPRGWVTPAWRELEADETIFVIQHPQGDALKLASGRFDSREPTRLRYRVDTEPGSSGSPCFTAQLELVALHRGSAEGLANQGVPFDAITRALPAATFPAPPGESPEAPARPNAAAPPAPESLPAPPRAPRRRLTFAAAALVAVALAAVPYLWFRPADGAVVAVPETAGPTSALRPTREITVQFTWTQVQGVPWCAADAQHSRALYRLETTGPWPVAAGPRAREIQLVAVGDIEIEEASVAMRGGREAAAVSQSRRTLVRKWVFPEDVQAPVVVVACVRGTGGHAGGTTPEPAFRLTTWKEMER; this is encoded by the coding sequence GTGTACGAACTCGACGGCCGGCAGAAGAAGGCGCTGCACGCGGCGCTCCGTCACGCGTTCCCGCGCGCGACGGCCCTCGAGCGCCTCGTGGAGTTCCACCTCGACGAGCACCTCGCCGTGATCGCCGGCGAGGGCGCGCTCGACGACGTGATCTTCCGGCTGATCGCCTGGGCCGAGGCCCAGGGGCGCCTCGACGCGCTGGTCAACGGCGCGCGCGTCGAGGTGCCGGGCAATCCGCACCTGCTCGCCTTCGAGCGCACCGTGGTCGAGGCCCGCGACGCGCGGCCCCTCGACTCGGCGCTCCGCACCTTCGCCGAGCGGGTCCGCCTCGCGCCGACGCTGCCCGACGAGCCCGACCTCGAGAAGCGCGTGTTCCGCGCCGGCTTCTCCGACATCGCGCAGTGGCGGGCACGGCTGGGGCAGGCCGAGCTGGCCGTGTGCCGCATCGAGGCGCCGGCCTGGCGGGCACTCGGCACGGGATTCCTCGTCGGTCCTGACCTGGTGATGACCAACCGGCACGTGATCGAGGCGTTGGCCGATCACGACGCGCCGCCGATCGTCGCCCGGTTCGACTTCAAGCTCTCGCCCGACGGCTCACGGCTGCGCGAGGGCGAGACCTTCGCGCTCGCGCCCGCGTGGCTCGTCGCGAGCAGCCCGGTGGCCGACCTCGACTTCGCGCTGCTCCGGTTGGCCAGCGCCGCGGGCTTGCAGCCGGCGGGCGGGACGCCGGATGCGCCGCCGCGCGGGTGGGTCACGCCGGCGTGGCGCGAGCTGGAGGCCGACGAGACGATCTTCGTCATCCAGCACCCGCAGGGCGACGCACTGAAGCTGGCCTCGGGACGGTTCGACAGCCGCGAGCCGACACGCCTGCGGTATCGCGTGGACACCGAGCCGGGCTCGTCCGGTTCGCCGTGCTTCACCGCGCAGCTCGAGCTCGTCGCGCTGCATCGCGGGTCGGCCGAGGGGCTCGCCAACCAGGGCGTGCCGTTCGACGCCATCACGCGCGCGCTTCCTGCCGCGACGTTCCCCGCGCCGCCCGGTGAGTCGCCCGAGGCGCCTGCCCGGCCGAACGCCGCGGCACCGCCTGCTCCCGAATCGCTGCCCGCGCCGCCGCGTGCGCCCCGCCGCCGGCTGACGTTCGCGGCCGCGGCGCTGGTGGCCGTGGCGCTCGCCGCCGTGCCGTACCTCTGGTTCCGCCCTGCCGACGGCGCGGTGGTCGCCGTGCCGGAGACCGCCGGCCCGACGTCGGCGCTGCGCCCGACGCGCGAGATCACCGTGCAGTTCACCTGGACGCAGGTGCAGGGCGTGCCGTGGTGCGCCGCGGATGCGCAGCACTCCCGCGCCCTCTACCGGCTCGAGACGACCGGCCCGTGGCCGGTGGCCGCGGGGCCGCGGGCCCGCGAGATCCAGCTGGTCGCGGTCGGCGACATCGAGATCGAGGAGGCCAGCGTCGCGATGCGTGGCGGGCGCGAGGCCGCGGCCGTGTCGCAGTCGCGACGGACGCTCGTGCGCAAGTGGGTCTTTCCCGAGGACGTGCAGGCGCCGGTGGTCGTCGTGGCCTGCGTGCGCGGGACCGGGGGACACGCCGGCGGCACGACCCCGGAGCCGGCATTCAGGTTGACGACGTGGAAGGAGATGGAGCGATGA
- a CDS encoding caspase family protein: protein MAKRAFCVGINDYPYDGSDLNGCVNDATAWAATLKELYGFKDVTLLVDKDATRKAILEGIEKLLTGAKAGDVLVFTNSSHGSYKADTDGDEEKYDEILCPYDIADNDIADDDLRKLFANLATGVSLTVVLDNCFSGTATRAPVSEIIPGLRTPDDRRVRFLSPALRGGKVLQNPWKARPNRPGGYTEASMKEVLLTGCTDKEYSYDANIDGTYHGAMTYYALKAIREAPSTLTYNRLHSRITSLIGDYPQHPQLEGSNANKRRLLFT, encoded by the coding sequence ATGGCCAAGCGCGCATTCTGTGTCGGCATCAACGACTACCCGTACGACGGCTCGGACCTCAACGGCTGCGTCAACGACGCCACCGCCTGGGCGGCGACGCTGAAGGAGCTGTACGGCTTCAAGGACGTGACGCTCCTGGTGGACAAGGACGCGACCCGGAAGGCGATCCTCGAAGGCATCGAGAAGCTGCTGACGGGCGCCAAGGCCGGCGACGTGCTCGTGTTCACCAATTCGTCGCACGGCTCCTACAAGGCCGACACCGACGGCGACGAGGAGAAGTACGACGAGATCCTCTGCCCGTACGACATCGCCGACAACGACATCGCCGACGACGACCTGCGCAAGCTCTTCGCGAACCTCGCGACCGGCGTGTCGCTCACCGTCGTGCTCGACAATTGCTTCTCCGGCACCGCCACGCGTGCCCCCGTCTCGGAGATCATCCCGGGGCTGCGGACGCCCGATGACCGCCGCGTGCGCTTCCTGAGCCCGGCGCTGCGCGGCGGGAAGGTGCTCCAGAACCCGTGGAAGGCCAGGCCCAACCGTCCCGGCGGCTACACGGAGGCGTCGATGAAGGAGGTGCTGCTGACCGGCTGCACCGACAAGGAGTACTCCTACGACGCCAACATCGACGGCACCTACCACGGCGCCATGACGTACTACGCGCTGAAGGCGATCCGCGAGGCGCCGTCCACGCTCACGTACAATCGGCTCCATTCGCGCATCACCAGCCTGATCGGCGACTACCCGCAGCACCCGCAGCTCGAGGGGAGCAACGCCAACAAGCGGCGGCTGCTGTTCACCTGA
- a CDS encoding CHAT domain-containing protein, with the protein MTAPVRFTVVLGAADPAGPGTPAAWSSEVRDATGAVLAGSARRLQALPLDDQDDVLLTFPACHAPLADGAADADVLHALDARTLGRWYANMAGGQASDGMARRFGRYLFELVLGQPVWDAMLAAAAAAPIDLRIACPPEAWALMRLPWELMHDGQHFLAARPGPLVLMSRVVTAPGATATPRVFSPRVLFVVGSLQDDAEVRAGAEYLGLLRRLQALDLTLDSRVLRDATAETLQAEIARFQPSVVHFICHGGFIEGRGALRLLASDPGLPYVDYTAPQLLALLATTDEAGTTRYPPVVVLNACYSATPPVPGDDPVDRLSAAPVFGTGSAVLPTHADTIPLGAELVRGDGINGGPALVVGMGGKVADLACRLFTRQFYQSLLRGNPTWSAAAGRRGAFTHGFDPLDSVDWAMPVVFVEASAELAVDPAELDMARRRETAARQFRRQSDPPAFCGRFAFFDQWRQLTSPASTPARRLLAISMSAFDADRQLGGTRLLEELAVSAVHAGHVPILRTYNSKSGSPERPTDVPAIARELLAAALQTRLNYGLGALTTVPQVLALVQRQQGDATAPLDPAVSTAWLLDQTEAWRLAIQKDLWHVRDEIVAHLGVPAQGSGTPLAVVLLDEVQRYADAAGRFVADLLRAGGLGTPQDPIPVAFTYRKDPNYAGPFEQLRTALDAVSNWAFREELHPLREALTDRSIYLHLLLQRTPPLVPARAVPPQELDEWFALIHEATADGYPSHLKSTAGQLRIALRACRQASVIVEADDEQVLQALEP; encoded by the coding sequence ATGACCGCGCCGGTGCGCTTCACCGTGGTCCTCGGCGCCGCGGACCCGGCCGGGCCGGGCACGCCCGCGGCCTGGTCGTCCGAGGTGCGCGACGCCACTGGCGCCGTGCTCGCCGGCAGCGCCCGTCGCCTGCAGGCGCTGCCGCTCGACGACCAGGACGACGTGCTGCTGACGTTCCCGGCGTGCCACGCGCCGCTGGCCGACGGCGCTGCCGACGCCGACGTGCTGCATGCGCTGGATGCCCGCACGCTCGGACGCTGGTACGCGAACATGGCCGGCGGGCAGGCCTCCGACGGCATGGCGCGCCGGTTCGGCCGGTACCTGTTCGAGCTGGTGCTGGGACAACCGGTGTGGGATGCCATGCTCGCGGCCGCCGCGGCGGCGCCGATCGACCTGCGCATCGCCTGCCCACCGGAGGCCTGGGCGTTGATGCGCCTGCCGTGGGAGCTGATGCACGACGGCCAGCACTTCCTGGCGGCACGTCCGGGACCGCTCGTGCTCATGAGCCGGGTAGTGACGGCGCCGGGCGCCACGGCGACGCCCCGCGTGTTCTCGCCGCGCGTGCTGTTCGTCGTCGGATCGCTGCAGGACGACGCGGAGGTGCGCGCCGGCGCCGAGTACCTCGGCCTGCTGCGCCGCCTGCAGGCGCTCGACCTCACCCTCGACTCGCGCGTGCTCCGAGATGCGACCGCCGAGACGTTGCAGGCCGAGATCGCGCGCTTCCAGCCGTCGGTGGTGCACTTCATCTGCCACGGCGGGTTCATCGAGGGGCGGGGCGCGCTTCGCCTGTTGGCCTCCGACCCGGGCCTGCCGTACGTCGACTACACGGCGCCGCAACTCCTCGCGCTGCTGGCGACCACCGACGAGGCCGGGACCACCCGCTATCCGCCGGTCGTCGTGCTCAACGCGTGCTACAGCGCGACCCCGCCGGTCCCGGGCGACGATCCCGTCGATCGACTGTCGGCCGCGCCGGTGTTCGGCACCGGGTCTGCCGTGTTGCCGACGCACGCCGACACGATCCCGCTCGGCGCCGAGCTGGTGCGAGGCGACGGCATCAACGGCGGGCCGGCGCTGGTGGTCGGCATGGGCGGCAAGGTGGCCGACCTGGCGTGCCGGTTGTTCACGCGGCAGTTCTACCAGTCGCTGTTGCGCGGCAACCCGACGTGGTCGGCTGCCGCAGGGCGACGGGGCGCCTTCACCCACGGCTTCGATCCCCTCGACAGCGTGGACTGGGCGATGCCGGTGGTGTTCGTCGAGGCGTCTGCCGAACTGGCCGTCGATCCGGCGGAGCTCGACATGGCGCGACGCCGGGAGACGGCGGCCCGCCAGTTCCGTCGGCAGTCCGACCCACCGGCGTTCTGCGGTCGCTTCGCGTTCTTCGATCAGTGGCGGCAGCTCACCTCGCCTGCGTCGACGCCGGCCCGTCGGCTGCTCGCGATCTCCATGAGCGCCTTCGACGCCGACCGGCAGCTGGGCGGCACGCGCCTGCTCGAGGAACTCGCCGTGTCGGCCGTCCATGCCGGTCACGTGCCGATCCTGCGCACGTACAACAGCAAGTCGGGATCGCCCGAGCGGCCCACCGACGTGCCGGCGATCGCCCGCGAGCTGCTGGCCGCGGCGCTGCAGACGCGCCTGAACTACGGGCTCGGCGCGCTTACGACCGTGCCGCAGGTACTCGCCCTCGTGCAGCGCCAGCAGGGTGACGCGACCGCGCCGCTCGATCCGGCGGTGAGCACCGCCTGGCTGCTCGACCAGACCGAGGCCTGGCGGCTGGCCATCCAGAAGGACCTGTGGCACGTGCGCGACGAGATCGTGGCGCACCTCGGCGTGCCGGCACAGGGCAGCGGCACCCCCCTGGCCGTGGTGCTGCTCGACGAGGTGCAGCGGTACGCCGACGCGGCGGGCCGCTTCGTCGCCGACCTGCTCCGCGCCGGGGGCCTGGGCACGCCGCAGGACCCGATTCCCGTCGCCTTCACCTACCGCAAGGATCCCAACTACGCCGGCCCGTTCGAGCAGCTGCGCACCGCGCTCGACGCGGTATCGAACTGGGCGTTCCGCGAGGAGTTGCACCCGTTGCGCGAAGCGCTCACCGACCGATCGATCTACCTCCACCTCCTGCTGCAGCGGACGCCACCGCTGGTCCCTGCGCGCGCCGTCCCGCCGCAGGAGCTCGACGAGTGGTTCGCCCTGATCCACGAGGCGACGGCCGACGGCTACCCCTCGCACCTCAAGAGCACGGCGGGCCAGTTGCGGATCGCCCTGCGCGCGTGCCGCCAGGCCAGCGTGATCGTCGAGGCCGACGACGAGCAGGTCCTGCAGGCGCTGGAGCCCTGA
- a CDS encoding S8 family serine peptidase: MRESIGEGYVVEPLGVGARDYRVTRADGAAIPVGEAWAFTRALAGHRDIADAEPAIDQPGLEPPPGVLATPPATPVIRPRDFSADAPLPCAADDVEWSLALCRVKEAWALTPPTPEGRARGEGIVVGHPDTGYTRHAELFDPAPRVRVGDSYDFVLRKPDAADPLEPGNPGHGTTTASVIMSSPGGAAQGGGRGVSGIAPAATIVPLRVTPRVVLLGFDRLAEAIRYAADKGCHVISMSLGGVAPSGALERAVAYAVSQGVVVLAAAGNVWPWVVYPARLDQVIACAACNCRGGIWKHSASGDTVDVTAPGESVWVARPGKDAGPADDIIDTGSGTSYAVATTAGACALWLAFHGRDTLTARYGKGQIAAVFKEVLMTHGVNTPRGWRRDKHGAGILDVEKLLRAPLPATPPASGLRVRASVAPRGANDVDRFLPYYPEVEPAVVRRGLVRALRTTDRDLPLVLAELGDELLFQVATNPDVRARVLKGGGPKKRGAALPRSAPAGAAARTTTLTRLAREGSAALRARLA, translated from the coding sequence GTGCGCGAGTCGATCGGCGAGGGGTATGTCGTCGAGCCGCTGGGCGTCGGGGCGCGTGACTACCGTGTCACCCGTGCCGACGGCGCCGCGATTCCGGTGGGCGAGGCCTGGGCATTCACGCGCGCCCTGGCCGGGCACCGCGACATCGCCGATGCCGAGCCAGCCATCGACCAGCCGGGCCTGGAACCGCCGCCCGGGGTGCTGGCGACGCCGCCAGCCACCCCCGTCATCCGTCCTCGCGACTTCAGCGCCGACGCCCCGCTCCCGTGCGCCGCCGACGACGTGGAGTGGAGCCTCGCGCTGTGCCGCGTCAAGGAGGCCTGGGCGCTGACCCCACCCACTCCCGAGGGCCGTGCACGCGGCGAGGGCATCGTCGTCGGTCACCCCGACACCGGGTACACGCGGCACGCCGAGCTCTTCGATCCGGCGCCGCGCGTTCGGGTCGGGGACAGCTACGACTTCGTGCTGCGCAAGCCTGACGCCGCCGACCCGCTCGAGCCGGGCAACCCCGGGCACGGCACCACGACGGCCAGCGTGATCATGAGCAGCCCCGGCGGGGCGGCGCAGGGCGGCGGTCGCGGCGTCTCGGGCATCGCGCCGGCGGCCACCATCGTGCCGCTCCGCGTCACGCCGCGCGTCGTCCTGCTCGGCTTCGATCGTCTTGCGGAGGCCATCCGCTACGCCGCCGACAAGGGCTGCCACGTCATCTCGATGAGTCTGGGCGGCGTGGCGCCGTCGGGAGCGTTGGAGCGGGCCGTCGCCTACGCGGTGTCGCAGGGCGTGGTCGTGCTCGCGGCGGCCGGCAACGTGTGGCCCTGGGTCGTGTACCCGGCCCGACTCGACCAGGTGATCGCCTGCGCCGCCTGCAACTGCCGTGGCGGCATCTGGAAGCACTCGGCCAGCGGCGACACCGTGGACGTGACTGCGCCGGGCGAAAGCGTGTGGGTGGCCCGACCCGGCAAGGATGCCGGACCGGCCGACGACATCATCGACACCGGATCCGGGACGTCCTACGCGGTGGCGACCACGGCCGGCGCCTGCGCGCTGTGGCTGGCGTTCCACGGCCGCGACACGCTGACCGCCCGGTACGGCAAGGGGCAGATCGCCGCCGTGTTCAAGGAAGTGCTGATGACGCACGGCGTGAACACGCCGCGTGGCTGGCGCCGGGACAAGCACGGCGCCGGCATCCTCGACGTCGAGAAGCTGTTGCGCGCGCCGCTGCCGGCCACGCCGCCCGCCAGCGGCCTGCGCGTGCGCGCCTCGGTGGCGCCGCGCGGCGCCAACGACGTCGATCGCTTCCTTCCGTACTACCCGGAGGTCGAGCCCGCGGTCGTCCGCCGCGGCCTGGTGCGGGCCTTGCGCACCACCGATCGCGACCTGCCCCTCGTGCTCGCCGAACTCGGCGACGAACTGCTGTTCCAGGTGGCGACCAACCCCGACGTGCGCGCCCGCGTGCTGAAGGGCGGCGGGCCGAAGAAGCGCGGCGCCGCGCTTCCGAGGTCGGCGCCCGCCGGAGCGGCGGCGCGTACCACGACCCTCACCCGCCTGGCCCGCGAGGGCTCGGCGGCGCTGCGCGCCCGTCTCGCGTGA
- a CDS encoding NADH:flavin oxidoreductase, producing the protein MSDEIFQPLAFRNLTVKNRVFRSNVSGRFDNYDGSGNQARINWETQFARGGVGAIVSSFVPVTIRGRIVPNYATIDRDERIPFWRAVGRSVHEHDCRFIMQLSHAGRQRDIPGIEFAQAWSSTERDEPLHGFPCVAMTQAQITETVTAFAAGARRAREAGLDGVELHAANGYLFTQFLSSGINDRTDDYGGPLRQRARFLLEVVAAIRAEVGADFHLQVKISAEDHNDALDDDEKPGNTLDESVQVCRWLDEAGVDAIHVSSGSYFPHPRNPPGDFPVDELVKTYDQLLSSGSHALRNYLLFRFEPTQRLFEQRWERARGDRIEGINLPAARAIRAAVGVPVLCTGGFQSAEVIREAIRQQFCDAVTIARPLIANPDLVQQFAAGRGRPAVPCTYCNRCLVNAVENPLGCYDESRFASREAMVAQIMSVFSPAPFV; encoded by the coding sequence ATGTCCGACGAGATCTTCCAGCCGCTCGCGTTCCGGAATCTCACGGTGAAGAACCGCGTGTTCCGCTCGAACGTCTCGGGCCGCTTCGACAACTACGACGGGTCGGGCAACCAGGCGCGCATCAACTGGGAGACGCAGTTCGCGCGCGGCGGCGTCGGCGCCATCGTGTCGTCGTTCGTGCCTGTGACCATCCGCGGCCGGATCGTGCCCAACTACGCCACGATCGACCGCGACGAGCGGATCCCGTTCTGGCGGGCGGTCGGCCGATCGGTCCACGAACACGACTGCCGGTTCATCATGCAGCTCTCGCATGCCGGGCGGCAGCGCGACATCCCGGGCATCGAGTTCGCGCAGGCCTGGAGCTCGACCGAGCGCGACGAGCCGCTGCACGGCTTCCCCTGCGTCGCGATGACGCAGGCACAGATCACCGAGACGGTGACCGCTTTCGCGGCGGGCGCCCGCCGCGCCCGCGAGGCCGGCCTCGACGGCGTGGAACTGCACGCCGCCAACGGCTACCTGTTCACGCAGTTCCTCAGCTCGGGCATCAACGACCGGACCGACGACTACGGCGGTCCGTTGCGCCAGCGCGCAAGATTCCTCCTCGAGGTCGTGGCGGCCATCCGCGCCGAGGTCGGCGCCGACTTCCACCTGCAGGTGAAGATCAGCGCCGAGGACCACAACGACGCGCTCGACGACGACGAGAAGCCCGGCAACACGCTTGACGAGAGCGTGCAGGTGTGTCGGTGGCTCGACGAGGCCGGCGTCGACGCCATCCACGTGTCGTCGGGCAGCTACTTCCCGCACCCACGCAATCCGCCCGGCGACTTCCCGGTCGACGAACTGGTCAAGACCTACGACCAGCTGCTCTCGAGCGGCAGTCACGCGCTGCGCAACTACCTGCTCTTCCGGTTCGAGCCGACGCAGCGGCTGTTCGAACAGCGCTGGGAACGCGCCCGCGGCGACAGGATCGAGGGCATCAACCTTCCGGCCGCCAGGGCGATCAGGGCCGCGGTCGGCGTGCCGGTGCTGTGCACGGGCGGCTTCCAGTCGGCCGAGGTGATCCGCGAGGCGATCCGCCAGCAGTTCTGCGACGCGGTCACCATCGCCCGCCCGCTCATCGCCAACCCCGACCTGGTGCAGCAGTTCGCGGCCGGCCGGGGCCGCCCGGCGGTGCCCTGCACGTACTGCAACCGGTGTCTGGTCAACGCCGTCGAGAACCCGCTCGGGTGCTACGACGAGTCGCGCTTCGCCTCGCGCGAGGCGATGGTGGCGCAGATCATGAGCGTCTTCTCGCCCGCTCCGTTCGTGTGA